Proteins from a genomic interval of Musa acuminata AAA Group cultivar baxijiao unplaced genomic scaffold, Cavendish_Baxijiao_AAA HiC_scaffold_143, whole genome shotgun sequence:
- the LOC135656091 gene encoding photosystem II protein D1, which produces MTAILERRESTSLWGRFCNWITSTENRLYIGWFGVLMIPTLLTATSVFIIAFIAAPPVDIDGIREPVSGSLLYGNNIISGAIIPTSAAIGLHFYPIWEAASVDEWLYNGGPYELIVLHFLLGVACYMGREWELSFRLGMRPWIAVAYSAPVAAATAVFLIYPIGQGSFSDGMPLGISGTFNFMIVFQAEHNILMHPFHMLGVAGVFGGSLFSAMHGSLVTSSLIRETTENESANAGYRFGQEEETYNIVAAHGYFGRLIFQYASFNNSRSLHFFLAAWPVIGIWFTSLGISTMAFNLNGFNFNQSVVDSQGRVINTWADIINRANLGMEVMHERNAHNFPLDLAAVEVSSTNG; this is translated from the coding sequence ATGACTGCAATTTTAGAGAGACGCGAAAGTACAAGCCTATGGGGTCGTTTCTGCAACTGGATAACCAGCACTGAAAACCGTCTTTATATTGGGtggttcggtgttttgatgatccctaccttattgaccgcaacttctgtatttattatcgccttcattgctgctcctccagtagatattgatggtattcgtgaacctgtttctggttctctactttatgGAAATAATATTATCTCTGGTGCTATTATTCCTACTTCTGCAGCTATAGGTTTACATTTTTACCCAATCTGGGAAGCAGCATCTGTTGATGAGTGGTTATACAATGGTGGTCCTTATGAGCTAATTGTTCTACACTTCTTACTTGGTGTAGCTTGTTACATGGGTCGTGAGTGGGAACTTAGTTTCCGTCTGGGTATGCGTCCTTGGATTGCTGTTGCATATTCAGCTCCTGTTGCAGCTGCTACTGCTGTTTTCTTGATCTACCCTATTGGTCAAGGAAGTTTCTCTGATGGTATGCCTTTAGGAATATCTGGTACTTtcaacttcatgattgtattccaggcaGAACACAACATCCTTATGCATCCATTTCACATGTTAGGTGTAGCTGGTGTATTCGGCGGCTCCCTATTCAGTGCTATGCATGGTTCCTTGGTAACCTCTAGTTTGATCAGGGAAACCACTGAAAACGAATCTGCTAACGCAGGTTACAGATTCGGTCAAGAGGAAGAGACTTATAATATCGTAGCTGCTCATGGTTATTTTGGCCGATTGATCTTCCAATATGCTAGTTTCAACAACTCTCGTTCTTTACATTTCTTCTTGGCTGCTTGGCCTGTAATTGGTATCTGGTTCACTTCTTTAGGTATTAGCACCATGGCTTTCAACCTAAATGGTTTCAATTTCAACCAATCCGTAGTTGACAGTCAGGGTCGTGTCATTAACACTTGGGCTGATATCATCAACCGTGCTAACCTTGGTATGGAAGTAATGCATGAACGTAATGCTCACAACTTCCCTCTAGACCTAGCTGCTGTCGAAGTTTCATCTACAAATGGATAA